Proteins encoded by one window of Arachis ipaensis cultivar K30076 chromosome B04, Araip1.1, whole genome shotgun sequence:
- the LOC107636893 gene encoding uncharacterized protein LOC107636893, translated as MSDRQKGLTRAVSEYFPNSWHRHCSKHLLNNFKAKYPLLILQDLFWMAVKALNEFLFKKKMEKMKIFDNDAYQYLMDIPLHTWSTHAFYTNHKSPHITNNVCESFNAWIDNLRSMSVLKLVDGLRVKIMMRFYTQFSSTASWSYNVGPRIATEINKTTEDARYCKVKPAGGHRYEVYDGFTRFPVNLVLHTCECKAWQISGLPYKHGAAAIIYIRGKVENYCDAYYHKDKYIIAYSGLHSPLPDLDTLDDTDVLPPPLRRLPGRPRKSRIREKDEDAPSNARRISTKISASESQTSMIKQTQQHASAQAKAKSQLQAKQIKRDIRKDKLLRRNSLNLTIQ; from the exons ATGAGTGATAGACAAAag GGATTGACACGTGCAGTTTCTGAGTACTTTCCAAATTCATGGCATAGACATTGTAGTAAGCATTTGTTGAATAATTTCAAAGCAAAATATCCATTATTGATCTTACAAGATCTTTTTTGGATGGCTGTCAAAGCTCTAAATGAATttctttttaaaaagaaaatggaaaagatGAAAATATTTGATAATGATGCCTACCAATATTTGATGGATATCCCATTACACACTTGGTCTACACATGCATTTTACACAAATCATAAAAGTCCACATATTACTAATAATGTATGTGAGTCGTTTAATGCTTGGATAGACAACTTGAGAAGCATGAGTGTGTTGAAATTAGTGGATGGGCTAAGAGTCAAAATCATGATGAGATTCTACACACAGTTTTCTTCTACTGCATCTTGGTCATATAATGTTGGACCAAGAATTGCAactgaaataaataaaactaCTGAAGATGCAAGATATTGCAAAGTAAAACCTGCTGGTGGACATCGATATGAAGTATATGATGGTTTTACAAGATTCCCTGTGAATTTAGTATTGCATACATGTGAATGCAAAGCATGGCAAATAAGTGGGTTGCCATACAAACATGGTGCGGCGGCCATTATTTACATACGGGGAAAAGTGGAGAATTATTGTGATGCATATTACCACAAAGATAAGTACATCATAGCTTATTCTGGACTACACAGTCCCTTACCAGATCTGGATACTTTGGATGATACAGATGTGCTTCCACCACCATTGCGTAGACTTCCGGGGAGGCCAAGAAAAAGTAGGATAAGGGAAAAAGATGAAGATGCACCATCAAATGCAAGGAGAATTTCAACA AAAATTTCAGCAAGTGAATCACAAACTTCAATGATAAAACAAACTCAACAACATGCTTCAGCACAGGCCAAAGCAAAGTCACAACTACAAGCCAAACAAATAAAAAGG GATATTAGGAAAGATAAACTTCTTAGAAGGAATTCTTTAAATTTGACAATTCAATGA
- the LOC110271560 gene encoding uncharacterized protein LOC110271560, with protein sequence MSTNIEAISSVNEYDGTEPPIEQLFTDSDEEYDVNKDQCVESYLDNEEWNEDDYTSEEEGEVEVNIENEGEIMKRFDVEDNEKISLEKFMIFVDVHEFRSVLRDYIIQENFDIIRVKNEKARVTAICASEGCPWRIHASPSPDGIAFMIKSYEPRHTCIRKFEKRNANSTWIAKKLKQSLNADPNMSYELMSNELITKFGVEAHPKQLYRARRKGREEVEGSHALSYKKIVKFANLLLEKKQGGSIVRLEYYDQMTLEEENRTFKMIVTQ encoded by the coding sequence ATGTCTACCAATATTGAAGCTATATCTAGTGTTAATGAGTACGATGGAACTGAACCCCCTATCGAACAATTATTTACCGATAGTGATGAAGAATATGATGTTAATAAGGATCAATGCGTAGAGAGTTATTTGGATAATGAGGAGTGGAATGAAGATGACTACACTTCAGAGGAAGAAGGTGAAGTAGAAGTTAACATAGAGAATGAAGGTGAGATAATGAAAAGATTTGATGTTGAAGATAATGAAAAGATTAGTCTAGAAAAGTTTATGATATTTGTTGACGTACATGAGTTCAGGAGTGTATTGAGAGATTAcataattcaagagaattttgaTATAATAAGAGTGAAAAATGAGAAAGCAAGAGTGACTGCCATTTGTGCTTCTGAAGGTTGTCCTTGGAGGATTCATGCTTCTCCTTCTCCGGATGGTATTGCTTTTATGATCAAGAGTTATGAGCCAAGGCATACTTGTATTAGAAAATTTGAAAAGAGAAATGCTAATTCTACATGGATAGCAAAAAAGTTAAAACAATCTTTAAATGCTGATCCAAATATGAGCTATGAACTCATGTCTAATGAATTGATTACCAAGTTTGGAGTTGAAGCCCATCCTAAGCAATTATATAGGGCCAGAAGAAAAGGAAGGGAAGAAGTTGAAGGTTCTCATGCTTTAAGTTATAAGAAAATAGTTAAGTTTGCTAATTTGTTACTAGAAAAAAAACAGGGGGGGAGCATAGTAAGATTGGAGTACTATGATCAAATGACATTGGAAGAGGAAAATCGTACTTTCAAAATGATTGTTACACAATAA